A genomic window from Gemmatimonadaceae bacterium includes:
- a CDS encoding winged helix-turn-helix domain-containing protein: MPADAERVITLLGGAGIHAGATPVSGRATHRHPLALIAFLIVSAGRGVTRDKLIALLWPERDAESARNLLKVNVHELRKELGDSAIRSIGDQLSADLSQLSCDVIDFHAAIARGDDASAVAVYHGPLLDGFFIKDSPEFEQWVDRERTRLAATYGAALDRLATAAESRGDLEAAVKWRRAHATHDPYHPDVAHRLVQTLAAAGDRTGAIQFAEAYVERRKRDFDLSDEHEIVAIARQLRSAYSPPAPAAKLATPATPASPATPASPATPASPATPAAATALPMAEPASQPLVLAPRATNRRRLVARGATGIVTLAAVVGVVLLARLGGRAKPVMRGGPALVAVVPFHVVGRDSALRDGLFDLLSSRFTGEAGLTSIDPRLVAQSWNAASKSGPPSVDETLRLARGLGAARVVAGEIVSASDSTAIAARLYDVATGKVVAAARADASLASSPSGIADRLSIELLARAAGEPDDRIPELVNRPLIAARKYVAAQLAYKSARYAEAERLYAQALDADSTFGAAGLGLAMANSWTVINDHYGQGRDAAMHHLAAMSDRDRAFAIAFFGPDPALGPAQPAPVYLKRWEDLVEKYPDWTEAWYQLGDRYYHYGGLSGLADAPDRALTAFRRALAQDSTFAAPLHHLVELYAAHGDLSSLRTVGARYFAANPTVDRDRSAIGWEMATALGDAGWLRRIRANVDSMPREDLTRIVWVTDANGWPAADAERAATLVDRKAGTVSEHEHAAILLFALSMNRGHEQEARVAAAALGAQFPDRPVSALWDLYGAMFGDGDTALAADAARRLEEFARASNAGDHVRRDQHDQAACLLGVYRATRNDLAAARTAFDRVTADARAEDNNFAKRNADVCLAMLSATIATTARASDARLEVARLDTILLRERVPPHVILEAGTLLAARLHAALGDTAAALVAARRREHLTGEPLFLSSELRLESQFARATRDTADATRAAARLAALRR; this comes from the coding sequence AGCTCATCGCGCTGCTCTGGCCCGAGCGCGACGCCGAGTCGGCGCGCAATCTCCTTAAGGTCAACGTGCACGAGTTGCGCAAGGAGCTTGGCGACTCCGCGATTCGTTCCATCGGCGATCAACTGAGCGCTGATCTCTCACAGCTCTCGTGCGACGTCATCGATTTCCACGCGGCGATCGCGCGCGGTGACGATGCATCCGCCGTGGCGGTGTATCACGGTCCGCTCCTCGACGGATTCTTCATCAAGGACTCACCCGAGTTCGAGCAGTGGGTGGATCGCGAACGCACGCGTCTCGCCGCGACGTACGGCGCGGCGCTCGACCGGCTCGCGACCGCCGCCGAATCGCGCGGCGATCTCGAAGCGGCCGTGAAGTGGCGCCGTGCGCACGCGACTCACGATCCCTATCATCCCGACGTCGCGCATCGTCTCGTCCAAACGCTCGCCGCGGCGGGCGATCGCACCGGCGCGATTCAATTCGCCGAGGCGTACGTGGAGCGCCGCAAGCGCGACTTCGATCTGAGCGACGAGCACGAGATCGTGGCGATCGCCAGGCAATTGCGGAGCGCGTATTCACCGCCCGCGCCGGCGGCGAAGCTGGCAACACCCGCAACACCCGCATCACCCGCAACACCCGCATCACCCGCAACACCGGCATCACCCGCAACACCGGCAGCAGCGACCGCGCTGCCGATGGCGGAGCCTGCGTCGCAACCGCTTGTCCTCGCGCCGCGCGCGACAAACCGGCGACGGCTCGTCGCGCGCGGCGCGACGGGCATCGTCACCCTCGCCGCGGTTGTTGGCGTCGTGCTGCTCGCGCGTTTGGGCGGACGAGCGAAGCCGGTGATGCGCGGCGGCCCCGCGCTCGTTGCAGTCGTGCCGTTCCACGTCGTCGGTCGCGACTCCGCGTTGCGCGACGGACTGTTCGATTTGCTGTCGTCACGCTTCACGGGCGAAGCCGGGCTCACGTCGATCGATCCACGCCTGGTCGCCCAATCGTGGAACGCCGCATCGAAGTCCGGGCCGCCGTCGGTCGACGAAACGCTTCGGTTGGCGCGAGGACTCGGCGCGGCGCGCGTGGTCGCCGGCGAGATCGTCAGCGCGAGTGATTCAACGGCGATCGCCGCGCGACTCTACGACGTCGCGACGGGCAAGGTCGTCGCCGCGGCGCGCGCGGATGCATCGCTCGCCAGCTCGCCGAGCGGGATCGCCGATCGACTGAGCATCGAGTTGCTCGCACGTGCGGCGGGCGAGCCGGACGACCGCATTCCCGAGCTCGTGAATCGGCCGCTGATCGCGGCGCGCAAATATGTCGCCGCGCAGCTCGCGTACAAGTCCGCGCGCTACGCCGAGGCGGAACGTCTCTACGCGCAGGCGCTCGACGCGGACTCGACGTTCGGCGCGGCGGGCCTCGGGTTGGCGATGGCGAACAGCTGGACGGTCATCAACGATCACTACGGGCAGGGCCGCGACGCGGCGATGCATCATCTTGCCGCGATGAGCGATCGCGATCGCGCGTTCGCGATCGCGTTCTTCGGGCCCGATCCCGCGCTTGGGCCCGCGCAACCGGCGCCCGTGTATCTCAAGCGCTGGGAAGATCTCGTCGAGAAGTATCCCGATTGGACCGAGGCCTGGTACCAACTCGGCGATCGCTACTATCACTACGGCGGGCTGTCCGGTCTTGCCGATGCACCCGACCGCGCGCTCACCGCGTTCCGTCGCGCGCTCGCGCAGGACTCGACGTTCGCGGCGCCGTTGCATCATCTCGTCGAGTTGTACGCGGCGCACGGCGATCTTTCGAGTTTACGAACAGTCGGCGCGCGATACTTCGCCGCGAATCCCACCGTCGATCGCGACCGATCCGCCATCGGGTGGGAAATGGCGACGGCGTTGGGCGACGCGGGTTGGCTGCGGCGCATCCGCGCGAACGTCGACAGCATGCCGCGCGAGGATCTGACGCGCATCGTGTGGGTGACCGACGCGAACGGCTGGCCGGCCGCCGACGCCGAGCGTGCGGCCACGCTCGTCGATCGAAAGGCCGGCACGGTAAGCGAGCACGAACACGCGGCGATCCTGCTGTTCGCCTTGAGCATGAATCGCGGACATGAGCAGGAGGCGCGTGTGGCTGCCGCCGCACTCGGCGCACAGTTTCCCGATCGTCCGGTGAGCGCGCTCTGGGACCTGTACGGCGCGATGTTCGGCGACGGAGACACGGCGCTCGCGGCTGACGCCGCGCGACGTCTCGAGGAGTTCGCGCGCGCGTCGAACGCGGGCGATCACGTGCGGCGGGATCAACACGACCAGGCGGCGTGTCTGCTCGGCGTCTATCGAGCGACGCGCAACGATCTCGCGGCCGCGCGCACGGCGTTCGATCGGGTGACGGCGGATGCGCGCGCCGAAGACAATAATTTCGCCAAGCGAAACGCCGACGTGTGCCTGGCGATGCTGTCGGCGACGATCGCGACGACGGCCAGAGCGTCCGATGCACGGCTCGAGGTCGCGCGACTCGACACGATTCTCCTGCGCGAGCGCGTGCCGCCGCACGTCATTCTCGAGGCGGGTACGCTCCTCGCGGCGCGTCTGCACGCCGCGCTCGGCGATACGGCCGCGGCGCTCGTTGCCGCGCGGCGGCGCGAACATCTCACGGGCGAGCCGCTGTTTCTCTCATCGGAGCTGCGGCTCGAGTCTCAGTTCGCGCGAGCGACTCGCGACACCGCCGATGCGACGCGCGCGGCGGCGCGGCTGGCGGCGTTGCGGCGTTAG
- a CDS encoding DUF305 domain-containing protein, whose translation MFPLLFRAATGCALVLVTWALPRAADAQAPMSGVEQARQDSIRRPYTKADIGFMSGMIYHHAQAVKMANWAPSHGASPALQIYCGRVAMAQTAEIGLMSDWLRDRNQPVPNPDADDMGGMPGMSGMSGMQSHIMPGMLTPEQMKQLDAARGPEFDRLFLTYMIQHHRGAIQMVDTLLATPAAAQDEIVFKFANDVQADQSTEIDRMQQMLDAMKAGSR comes from the coding sequence ATGTTCCCGCTCCTCTTTCGCGCCGCCACCGGCTGCGCGCTCGTTCTCGTCACCTGGGCGCTCCCACGAGCGGCCGATGCGCAGGCGCCGATGTCCGGCGTCGAGCAGGCACGCCAGGACAGCATTCGCCGCCCGTACACCAAGGCCGACATCGGGTTCATGTCGGGCATGATCTACCATCACGCGCAAGCCGTGAAGATGGCCAACTGGGCGCCGTCGCACGGCGCGAGTCCGGCGCTCCAGATCTATTGCGGCCGCGTCGCCATGGCGCAGACCGCCGAGATCGGGTTGATGTCGGACTGGTTGAGGGATCGCAATCAGCCGGTGCCCAATCCCGACGCCGACGACATGGGCGGCATGCCCGGCATGTCGGGAATGTCCGGGATGCAGAGCCACATCATGCCCGGCATGTTGACGCCGGAGCAGATGAAGCAGCTCGACGCCGCGCGCGGTCCCGAGTTCGACCGTCTCTTCCTGACCTACATGATTCAGCACCACCGCGGCGCGATTCAGATGGTCGATACGTTGCTGGCCACGCCGGCGGCGGCGCAGGACGAGATCGTATTCAAGTTTGCGAATGACGTACAGGCCGATCAGTCGACGGAGATCGATCGGATGCAGCAGATGCTGGACGCCATGAAGGCCGGAAGCAGATAG
- a CDS encoding zinc ribbon domain-containing protein, producing the protein MPIFDYRCRSCSHAFEVFIRGAKIPSCPECGSEELEKQFSLPAIKSQGTHDKAMRAARARDKAQGKEREHAQRQYELNHD; encoded by the coding sequence ATGCCCATCTTCGATTATCGCTGTCGTTCCTGCTCGCACGCGTTCGAGGTCTTCATTCGGGGCGCGAAGATCCCGTCGTGTCCCGAGTGCGGAAGCGAGGAGCTCGAGAAGCAGTTTTCGCTTCCGGCCATCAAGTCCCAAGGCACGCACGACAAGGCGATGCGTGCCGCACGCGCGCGGGACAAGGCGCAGGGCAAGGAGCGCGAGCACGCGCAACGGCAGTACGAACTGAATCACGACTAG
- a CDS encoding ankyrin repeat domain-containing protein produces the protein MNRTQLAALICIVAAGPVHGQDTRKAMSLKLPAPKTSAVADAAMRGDDGAVKKLIAQGADVNVAQGDGMTALHWAAEHGDAELASALIKAHASLKATTRIGAYTPLHIAAKSGNPNVINELLEAGSDAKAMTATGATALHFAAAAGNPEAVELLIKAGADPNLKEAAWGQTPLVFAAEFNRADAIKVLLKNGADVSVHTRVQSVQEETAREQAAEKKRNEVLLSFEPKAVRDSIMNAFKRDSAAQVAQQATAAQDAANSGYGNAVQQQARVSFGRGPRTPQPKGPFTPSQIQIAIDSGRTVLLDPKSAKGPAVEQVDTLNGGVAGFANAVGGVGGLSALDHAVRQGNLASVVALLDGGANINDATVVDHTTPLNLAVINGQFDVAMELIKRGADPNLAATNGMTPLYAAINTQWAPKSRYPQPEAIQVQKTSYLELMKALLDAKANPNMRLTAQPWYFAYNNCGNANCGLENIEGTTAFWRAAYAVDVDAMKLLVKYGADPNLPSQRVAAAGGRGGRGGGGRRGGGGGGGGGGGAPGDSAGGAARAPRGGGGGRGQIAAPILDPEIDSAAKAVPPGIGVYPIHAAAGVGYGNGFAGNSHRHAPDGWMPAMRYLVEELHADVNARDNNGYTPLHHAAARGDNEMILYLVAHGADVRAVARNGRTTLDMANGPVQRLSPIPDTIKLLEKLGAKNTHHCVSCW, from the coding sequence ATGAATCGTACGCAGCTAGCCGCGCTCATCTGCATCGTTGCGGCCGGTCCCGTTCATGGTCAGGACACCCGGAAGGCCATGTCCCTCAAGCTTCCCGCGCCGAAGACGTCCGCGGTTGCCGACGCGGCCATGCGCGGAGACGACGGCGCGGTGAAGAAGCTCATCGCGCAGGGCGCCGACGTGAACGTCGCGCAGGGCGACGGCATGACGGCGCTGCACTGGGCCGCCGAGCATGGCGATGCCGAGCTCGCGAGCGCGTTGATCAAGGCGCACGCGAGCCTCAAGGCCACGACGCGCATCGGCGCGTACACGCCGCTGCACATCGCGGCCAAGTCCGGCAACCCGAACGTCATCAACGAGCTGCTCGAGGCCGGCAGCGACGCCAAGGCGATGACCGCGACGGGGGCGACCGCGCTCCACTTCGCCGCGGCGGCGGGCAATCCCGAAGCGGTGGAGTTGCTGATCAAGGCCGGCGCCGATCCCAACCTCAAGGAAGCCGCGTGGGGGCAGACCCCGCTCGTCTTCGCGGCGGAGTTCAACCGCGCCGACGCCATCAAGGTGCTGTTGAAGAACGGCGCGGACGTCTCGGTGCACACCCGCGTGCAAAGCGTGCAGGAAGAAACGGCGCGCGAGCAGGCCGCGGAGAAAAAGCGGAACGAGGTGCTGCTCTCGTTCGAGCCCAAGGCCGTGCGCGATTCGATCATGAACGCGTTCAAGCGAGACTCGGCCGCGCAGGTCGCGCAGCAAGCCACCGCGGCGCAGGATGCGGCCAATTCCGGCTACGGCAATGCGGTCCAGCAACAGGCGCGCGTTTCGTTTGGCCGCGGACCGCGCACCCCGCAACCCAAAGGACCGTTCACGCCGTCGCAGATTCAGATCGCGATCGACTCGGGCCGCACCGTGCTGCTCGATCCCAAGTCGGCGAAGGGCCCGGCGGTCGAGCAGGTCGATACGCTGAACGGCGGCGTCGCCGGATTCGCGAACGCGGTCGGCGGCGTCGGTGGATTGTCGGCGCTCGATCACGCGGTACGCCAGGGCAATCTCGCGTCGGTCGTCGCGCTGCTCGATGGCGGCGCGAACATCAACGATGCGACGGTGGTCGATCACACGACGCCGCTCAATCTCGCGGTGATCAACGGCCAGTTCGACGTGGCGATGGAGCTGATCAAGCGCGGCGCCGATCCGAACCTCGCGGCGACGAACGGCATGACACCGCTCTACGCGGCGATCAACACGCAGTGGGCGCCCAAGTCCCGCTATCCGCAGCCCGAAGCGATCCAGGTGCAGAAGACGTCGTACCTGGAGCTCATGAAGGCGCTGCTCGACGCGAAGGCGAATCCCAACATGCGGTTGACCGCGCAGCCGTGGTACTTCGCATATAACAATTGTGGCAACGCCAACTGCGGCCTCGAGAACATCGAGGGCACGACGGCGTTCTGGCGCGCCGCGTACGCCGTCGACGTCGACGCGATGAAACTGCTCGTGAAGTACGGCGCGGATCCGAATCTGCCCAGCCAGCGTGTCGCGGCGGCGGGTGGCCGCGGCGGGCGTGGCGGCGGCGGACGTCGTGGTGGCGGCGGTGGCGGTGGCGGCGGCGGCGGCGCGCCCGGTGATTCGGCCGGCGGTGCGGCGCGCGCGCCGCGCGGTGGTGGAGGCGGCCGCGGACAGATTGCGGCACCCATTCTCGATCCCGAGATCGATTCAGCCGCGAAGGCCGTCCCGCCCGGCATCGGCGTGTATCCGATTCACGCGGCGGCGGGCGTCGGCTACGGCAACGGTTTCGCCGGCAACTCGCATCGTCACGCGCCCGATGGCTGGATGCCGGCGATGCGGTATCTCGTCGAAGAGTTGCACGCCGACGTGAACGCGCGCGACAACAACGGCTACACGCCGCTGCATCACGCCGCGGCGCGCGGCGACAACGAGATGATTCTGTATCTCGTGGCGCACGGCGCCGATGTGCGCGCGGTCGCGCGCAACGGGCGCACGACGCTCGACATGGCGAACGGCCCGGTGCAGCGACTCAGCCCGATTCCCGACACGATCAAGCTGCTCGAGAAGCTGGGCGCAAAGAACACGCACCATTGTGTATCTTGTTGGTGA
- a CDS encoding DUF1552 domain-containing protein gives MEIITGKSLPRRTFLRGMGAMVALPYLDAMVPAFRNLSRLGESAAAGAKTRFIAIESVHGAAGSNLWGSSKYLWAPQGTGSSFDFVADSALKPLEPWRNNLAIISNTDVRMAEAFEASEIGGDHFRSSAVFLTQSHPKQTQGSDVYVGTSMDQLIARRIGHDAAIPSMQLCIENLDRGGGCDYNYACAYTDTISWAGPSEPLPMIRNPRTAFDLLFGAGDNNADRAVRRKAKGSILDWVASEANDLKRQVGPEDRQRIDKYLEDVRELERRIQTVEARNSSGEARELPEAPIGVPDSFAEHMQLMFDFQVLALQSDMTRVFSFKTGRDASSRSYPESGTDKGFHPASHHGGREANIMDFNKINRYHVGMLPYLLEKLKNTPDGDSNLLDNTVVMYGSPMADGNVHNHRRCPLILMGGKNVGMPSNTHLKAPDGTPMANVFVSLMHQLGCDDVKQFGDSTGAFSLNG, from the coding sequence ATGGAAATCATCACCGGTAAGAGCCTTCCGCGGCGCACGTTCCTTCGGGGAATGGGCGCGATGGTCGCGCTGCCCTACCTCGACGCGATGGTCCCGGCGTTTCGCAATCTCAGCCGGCTCGGTGAGTCGGCCGCGGCGGGCGCGAAAACGCGGTTCATCGCGATCGAATCGGTGCATGGCGCGGCGGGCTCCAACCTGTGGGGCTCGAGCAAATACCTCTGGGCGCCGCAGGGCACCGGGTCGAGCTTCGACTTCGTCGCCGACTCGGCGCTCAAGCCGCTGGAGCCGTGGCGCAATAATCTCGCGATCATCAGCAACACCGACGTCCGCATGGCCGAGGCGTTCGAGGCGAGCGAGATCGGCGGCGACCACTTCCGGTCGAGCGCGGTGTTCCTGACGCAGTCGCATCCGAAGCAGACGCAGGGCTCGGACGTGTACGTCGGCACGTCGATGGATCAGCTCATCGCGCGGCGCATTGGGCATGACGCGGCGATTCCGTCGATGCAGCTGTGCATCGAGAACCTGGATCGTGGCGGCGGTTGCGATTACAACTACGCGTGCGCCTACACCGACACGATTTCGTGGGCGGGTCCGAGCGAGCCGCTGCCGATGATTCGCAATCCGCGCACGGCGTTCGATCTGTTGTTCGGCGCGGGCGACAACAACGCCGATCGCGCGGTGCGTCGCAAGGCGAAGGGCAGCATTCTCGATTGGGTCGCCTCCGAGGCGAACGATCTCAAGCGGCAGGTCGGGCCGGAAGATCGCCAGCGCATCGACAAGTATCTCGAGGACGTCCGCGAGCTGGAGCGCCGCATTCAGACGGTCGAGGCGCGCAACTCGAGCGGTGAAGCGCGCGAGCTGCCCGAAGCGCCGATCGGCGTTCCGGATTCATTCGCCGAGCACATGCAGTTGATGTTCGACTTCCAGGTGCTCGCGCTGCAGAGCGACATGACGCGCGTGTTCTCGTTCAAGACGGGTCGCGACGCGTCGAGCCGCTCGTATCCGGAGAGCGGCACGGACAAGGGATTCCATCCCGCGTCGCACCACGGCGGGCGTGAAGCGAACATCATGGATTTCAACAAGATCAATCGCTATCACGTCGGCATGCTGCCGTATCTGCTCGAGAAGCTCAAGAACACGCCGGACGGCGATTCGAACCTGCTCGACAACACGGTCGTCATGTACGGCTCGCCGATGGCGGATGGCAACGTGCACAACCATCGCCGCTGCCCATTGATTCTGATGGGCGGCAAGAACGTGGGCATGCCGAGCAACACGCATCTCAAGGCGCCGGACGGCACGCCGATGGCGAACGTGTTCGTGTCGTTGATGCACCAGCTCGGGTGCGATGACGTGAAGCAGTTCGGGGACAGCACCGGAGCGTTCTCGTTGAACGGCTAG
- a CDS encoding DUF1592 domain-containing protein, translating to MKVLFAIVAASTAVLAFRVGTAIGGNPAHSFFAPAGPAPSAVHRPAPIAHRPSRVSSAALNQVVAQYCSVCHNSSDMTGNLSLDDFDVDKIVARRDVGELMIRKLRAQMMPPPGVPRPGGDTLLSLVETIENVIDHGAPVNAGTRPFQRLNRDEYENAVKDLLGVDINAGDYLPLDTKSANFDNIADVQALSPTLLESYLNAASAVSRLAVGDTKAAVAQTTYPVSSYISQHPWDHIEGTPYGTRGGIVADHVFPADGYYQFKINIEGGVGMELEDVDVSIDGQRVSLIKYERNVDKSVNSADLPLGVDKFVTEPILVKAGQQKVSAAFVRRFEGPYEDLIRPHEWSLASNGTASAGTTAPPHLLDLSVIGPQKTVGLSETPSRKIIFSCRPSAKLSETACAQQIVNRLGMKAYRRPLTKHDVDGLMSFYTKGAAKSNPDGGGFEEGIRSMLQALLASPYFVFRIETAPLNVTSGTNYELSDYELASRLSFFLWSSIPDDTLLALAAKHQLSNPAMLEKQAKRMLADPRAANSLSTRFAGQWLRLSDIDKVRPDPFWFPDFTQQLADDMRRETELFFADIVHRDKSMMDLYNANYTFVNERLAEHYGIPNVSGEDFRMVQYPDSNRRGIFGQGSMLVQTSVANRTSPVLRGKWVMQVLLGSPPPPPPPNIPTLDETADGKDGHQLTTRERMEIHRRNPTCNACHQFMDPIGLSLDNFDVTGRWRYRENGVLLDTQGKLYDGTQVASPTELMNALLKRPIPLVRTFTENLMAYAIGRRVEDFDQPTVRAIARDAARNDYKFSSFVMGIVKSPAFHMKRAEAQTADAEKQ from the coding sequence GTGAAGGTCCTCTTTGCGATCGTCGCGGCCAGTACGGCCGTTCTCGCATTTCGCGTCGGCACCGCGATCGGCGGCAACCCCGCGCATTCGTTCTTCGCACCGGCGGGTCCTGCGCCTTCGGCCGTTCATCGCCCAGCGCCCATCGCCCATCGCCCGTCGCGCGTCTCCTCCGCCGCGCTCAATCAAGTCGTCGCGCAGTATTGCTCCGTGTGTCACAACTCGAGTGACATGACCGGCAATCTCTCGCTCGACGATTTCGACGTCGACAAGATCGTCGCCCGCCGCGACGTCGGCGAGCTGATGATTCGCAAGCTGCGCGCGCAGATGATGCCGCCGCCGGGTGTGCCGCGTCCGGGCGGCGACACGCTGCTCTCGCTCGTCGAGACGATCGAGAACGTGATCGACCACGGTGCGCCGGTGAACGCCGGCACGCGTCCGTTCCAGCGGCTCAACCGCGACGAGTATGAGAATGCTGTAAAAGATCTGCTCGGCGTCGACATCAACGCCGGCGATTATCTGCCGCTCGATACCAAGAGCGCGAACTTCGACAACATCGCCGACGTTCAGGCGCTGTCGCCGACGCTGCTCGAGTCGTACTTGAATGCCGCATCCGCGGTGAGCCGTTTGGCCGTTGGCGACACGAAGGCCGCGGTCGCGCAGACGACGTATCCCGTGTCGTCCTACATCTCGCAGCATCCCTGGGATCATATCGAGGGAACGCCGTACGGCACGCGCGGCGGCATCGTCGCCGATCACGTCTTCCCCGCCGACGGCTATTACCAGTTCAAGATCAACATCGAAGGCGGCGTGGGCATGGAGCTGGAGGACGTCGACGTCTCGATCGACGGCCAGCGTGTCTCGCTCATCAAGTACGAGCGCAACGTCGACAAGTCCGTGAACTCGGCGGATCTGCCGCTGGGCGTCGACAAGTTCGTCACCGAGCCGATCCTCGTGAAGGCGGGCCAGCAGAAAGTGTCCGCGGCATTCGTGCGTCGCTTCGAGGGGCCGTACGAAGATCTCATTCGTCCGCACGAATGGTCGCTGGCGTCGAACGGCACCGCGAGCGCCGGCACCACCGCGCCGCCGCATCTGCTCGACCTGTCGGTGATCGGGCCGCAGAAGACCGTCGGCCTGTCCGAGACGCCGAGCCGGAAGATCATCTTCTCGTGTCGCCCGTCGGCCAAGTTGAGCGAGACCGCGTGCGCGCAGCAGATCGTCAACCGGCTCGGCATGAAGGCGTATCGCCGTCCGTTGACGAAGCACGACGTCGACGGCTTGATGTCGTTCTACACGAAGGGCGCGGCGAAGAGCAATCCGGACGGCGGCGGCTTCGAGGAAGGCATTCGCTCGATGCTGCAGGCCCTGCTCGCGAGCCCCTACTTCGTGTTCCGCATCGAGACGGCGCCGCTGAACGTCACGAGCGGGACGAATTACGAGCTGAGCGACTACGAGCTCGCCTCCCGGCTCTCGTTCTTCCTGTGGTCGAGCATTCCCGACGATACGTTGTTGGCGCTCGCCGCCAAGCATCAGCTGTCGAACCCCGCGATGCTCGAGAAGCAGGCCAAGCGCATGCTGGCCGATCCGCGCGCCGCGAATTCGCTCTCCACGCGGTTCGCCGGCCAGTGGCTCAGGCTCTCGGACATCGACAAGGTGCGGCCCGATCCGTTCTGGTTCCCGGATTTCACGCAGCAGCTGGCCGACGACATGCGGCGCGAGACGGAGCTCTTCTTCGCGGACATCGTGCACCGCGACAAGAGCATGATGGATTTATATAACGCTAATTATACTTTTGTAAACGAACGGCTGGCCGAGCACTATGGAATTCCCAACGTGTCGGGCGAGGACTTCCGGATGGTGCAGTATCCGGACTCCAACCGCCGCGGCATTTTCGGGCAGGGTTCGATGCTCGTGCAAACGTCCGTCGCGAACCGCACGTCGCCGGTGCTGCGCGGCAAGTGGGTGATGCAGGTGCTGCTTGGCTCGCCGCCGCCCCCGCCGCCGCCGAACATACCGACGCTCGACGAGACGGCCGACGGCAAGGACGGCCATCAGCTCACGACGCGCGAGCGCATGGAGATCCACCGCCGCAATCCGACGTGCAACGCGTGCCACCAGTTCATGGATCCGATCGGCCTGTCGCTCGACAACTTCGACGTGACGGGACGGTGGCGGTATCGCGAAAACGGCGTGTTGCTCGACACGCAGGGCAAGCTGTACGACGGCACGCAGGTCGCGAGTCCGACGGAGCTCATGAACGCGCTGCTCAAGCGACCGATTCCGCTCGTGCGCACGTTCACGGAGAATCTCATGGCCTACGCGATCGGCCGCCGCGTCGAGGACTTCGATCAGCCGACGGTGCGCGCCATCGCGCGTGATGCCGCGCGGAATGACTACAAGTTCTCGTCGTTCGTGATGGGAATCGTGAAGAGTCCGGCGTTCCACATGAAGCGCGCCGAGGCCCAGACGGCCGACGCGGAGAAACAGTAG